In a single window of the Dryobates pubescens isolate bDryPub1 chromosome Z, bDryPub1.pri, whole genome shotgun sequence genome:
- the CBLL1 gene encoding E3 ubiquitin-protein ligase Hakai isoform X1, translated as MDHNDNDLQGTNSSASLGGLDVRRRIPIKLISKQTNKTKPAPRTPRNMNRMPSKTQAGDEEEFDYNKEERYECKGGEMFGNQRRFPGPIFWDYKINLLGEKDDTPVHFCDKCGLPIKMYGRMIPCKHVFCYDCAILHEKKGDKMCPGCNEPVQRIEQCVRGSLFMCSIVQGCKRTYLSQRDLQAHINHRHMRAGKPVTRPPIEPVHPPIAPPPAEIPERFILPPEKHHMSHIPPKQHIMMPPPPLQHVPHEHYNQPHEDIRAPPAEMSMAPPPPRPVTQDTFRISTRKHSNLITVPIQDDSNSGAREPPPPAPTPAHHHPEYQGQPVVSHPHHIMPPQQHYAPPPPPPPPISHPLQHPPQAAGTPHMVYSQAPPPPMTSAPPPITPPPGHIIAQMPPYMNHPPPGPPPPQHGGPPVNVNAPPPHHYNPNSLPQFSEDQGTLSPPFTQPGGMSPGIWPAPRGPPPPPRMQGPPAQAPLPGPHHPDQARYRPYYQ; from the exons ATGGACCACAAtg ATAATGATTTGCAAGGAACAAATAGTTCAGCATCTTTGGGTGGTCTTGATGTTCGTAGAAGAATCCCTATAAAGCTTATCTCAAAACAGACCAATAAAACCAAACCTGCACCTCGAACTCCAAGAAATATGAACAGGATGCCCTCAAAGACACAAGCTGGCGATGAAG AAGAATTTGATTATAACAAAGAGGAGCGATATGAATGCAAAGGAGGTGAAATGTTTGGCAATCAAAGGAGATTCCCTGGACCCATCTTTTGGGATTATAAG ATAAACTTGCTGGGGGAAAAGGATGATACACCAGTCCATTTCTGTGATAAGTGTGGATTGCCCATCAAAATGTATGGACGCATG aTACCTTGCAAGCATGTCTTCTGCTATGACTGTGCTATACTGCATGAGAAAAAGGGAGACAAGATGTGTCCCGG CTGTAACGAACCTGTGCAGCGAATCGAGCAGTGTGTACGAGGGTCTCTCTTCATGTGTAGCATTGTTCAGGGGTGCAAGAGAACTTACCTGTCCCAGAGGGACTTACAAGCTCACATCAACCATCGTCATATGAGAGCTGGAAAGCCTGTTACTCGTCCTCCAATTGAACCCGTACATCCTCCCATTGCACCACCACCTGCTGAAATTCCTGAGCGTTTCATACTGCCACCTGAGAAACATCATATGAGCCACATTCCGCCAAAGCAGCACATCatgatgccaccacctcctttACAGCATGTGCCACATGAGCATTATAACCAGCCACACGAAGATATTCGTGCACCTCCTGCGGAGATGTCAatggcaccaccaccacctcgcCCAGTCACTCAGGACACCTTCCGCATTTCaacaagaaaacacagcaaCTTAATAACGGTCCCTATTCAGGATGATTCAAATTCAGGTGCTCGAGaaccacctccaccagcccccaCACCTGCTCATCATCATCCTGAGTACCAGGGTCAACCAGTGGTATCACACCCTCATCATATTATGCCTCCACAACAACATTAtgcaccacccccaccaccacctccaccaatAAGCCAtcctctgcagcatcctccccaggcagcaggtaCTCCTCACATGGTATATAGCCAAGCTCCTCCACCACCAAtgacctctgctcctcctccaatAACCCCACCACCTGGACATATAATTGCCCAGATGCCACCATATATGAATCATCCTCCTCCAGGACCTCCACCTCCTCAGCATGGAGGTCCTCCTGTAAACGTAAATGCACCCCCTCCCCATCACTATAACCCTAACTCGTTGCCACAGTTCAGTGAAGATCAAGGAACTCTTAGCCCCCCTTTCACACAGCCTGGGGGAATGAGTCCAGGGATATGGCCCGCTCCAAGGggcccacctccacctccaagGATGCAAGGGCCTCCTGCTCAGGCCCCACTTCCTGGACCACACCACCCTGATCAAGCCAGATACAGACCCTATTACCAATGA
- the CBLL1 gene encoding E3 ubiquitin-protein ligase Hakai isoform X2 produces the protein MDHNDNDLQGTNSSASLGGLDVRRRIPIKLISKQTNKTKPAPRTPRNMNRMPSKTQAGDEEFDYNKEERYECKGGEMFGNQRRFPGPIFWDYKINLLGEKDDTPVHFCDKCGLPIKMYGRMIPCKHVFCYDCAILHEKKGDKMCPGCNEPVQRIEQCVRGSLFMCSIVQGCKRTYLSQRDLQAHINHRHMRAGKPVTRPPIEPVHPPIAPPPAEIPERFILPPEKHHMSHIPPKQHIMMPPPPLQHVPHEHYNQPHEDIRAPPAEMSMAPPPPRPVTQDTFRISTRKHSNLITVPIQDDSNSGAREPPPPAPTPAHHHPEYQGQPVVSHPHHIMPPQQHYAPPPPPPPPISHPLQHPPQAAGTPHMVYSQAPPPPMTSAPPPITPPPGHIIAQMPPYMNHPPPGPPPPQHGGPPVNVNAPPPHHYNPNSLPQFSEDQGTLSPPFTQPGGMSPGIWPAPRGPPPPPRMQGPPAQAPLPGPHHPDQARYRPYYQ, from the exons ATGGACCACAAtg ATAATGATTTGCAAGGAACAAATAGTTCAGCATCTTTGGGTGGTCTTGATGTTCGTAGAAGAATCCCTATAAAGCTTATCTCAAAACAGACCAATAAAACCAAACCTGCACCTCGAACTCCAAGAAATATGAACAGGATGCCCTCAAAGACACAAGCTGGCGATGAAG AATTTGATTATAACAAAGAGGAGCGATATGAATGCAAAGGAGGTGAAATGTTTGGCAATCAAAGGAGATTCCCTGGACCCATCTTTTGGGATTATAAG ATAAACTTGCTGGGGGAAAAGGATGATACACCAGTCCATTTCTGTGATAAGTGTGGATTGCCCATCAAAATGTATGGACGCATG aTACCTTGCAAGCATGTCTTCTGCTATGACTGTGCTATACTGCATGAGAAAAAGGGAGACAAGATGTGTCCCGG CTGTAACGAACCTGTGCAGCGAATCGAGCAGTGTGTACGAGGGTCTCTCTTCATGTGTAGCATTGTTCAGGGGTGCAAGAGAACTTACCTGTCCCAGAGGGACTTACAAGCTCACATCAACCATCGTCATATGAGAGCTGGAAAGCCTGTTACTCGTCCTCCAATTGAACCCGTACATCCTCCCATTGCACCACCACCTGCTGAAATTCCTGAGCGTTTCATACTGCCACCTGAGAAACATCATATGAGCCACATTCCGCCAAAGCAGCACATCatgatgccaccacctcctttACAGCATGTGCCACATGAGCATTATAACCAGCCACACGAAGATATTCGTGCACCTCCTGCGGAGATGTCAatggcaccaccaccacctcgcCCAGTCACTCAGGACACCTTCCGCATTTCaacaagaaaacacagcaaCTTAATAACGGTCCCTATTCAGGATGATTCAAATTCAGGTGCTCGAGaaccacctccaccagcccccaCACCTGCTCATCATCATCCTGAGTACCAGGGTCAACCAGTGGTATCACACCCTCATCATATTATGCCTCCACAACAACATTAtgcaccacccccaccaccacctccaccaatAAGCCAtcctctgcagcatcctccccaggcagcaggtaCTCCTCACATGGTATATAGCCAAGCTCCTCCACCACCAAtgacctctgctcctcctccaatAACCCCACCACCTGGACATATAATTGCCCAGATGCCACCATATATGAATCATCCTCCTCCAGGACCTCCACCTCCTCAGCATGGAGGTCCTCCTGTAAACGTAAATGCACCCCCTCCCCATCACTATAACCCTAACTCGTTGCCACAGTTCAGTGAAGATCAAGGAACTCTTAGCCCCCCTTTCACACAGCCTGGGGGAATGAGTCCAGGGATATGGCCCGCTCCAAGGggcccacctccacctccaagGATGCAAGGGCCTCCTGCTCAGGCCCCACTTCCTGGACCACACCACCCTGATCAAGCCAGATACAGACCCTATTACCAATGA